One genomic segment of Acinetobacter oleivorans DR1 includes these proteins:
- a CDS encoding EamA family transporter: MSSSNQKSQLHALGFLILAMLSVQSSASLAKFLFQSFPTLTVSAMRLCLGAIILAFIFRIWQINFSQVRWKAILAYGFALAGMNALFYLSIERLPIGIAVAFEFIGPLSVALYHARQKYDFVWVSLAIVGLILLFPFNQAHSLDWIGVLFAVSAGACWALYIIAGQKPSGISGNHTVCLGMSVGACILLPITFFSGSIGQVIELPYLVYFIGLAILASALPFSLEMLALRNLTPLSFGTLMSLEPAVAALSGFIFLGEYLLWNQWLALATIIAASVGCTITTQKARQEREKTVS, translated from the coding sequence ATGTCCAGTTCGAACCAGAAATCTCAGCTACATGCGTTGGGTTTTCTTATTCTCGCTATGCTGAGCGTACAAAGCAGCGCATCTTTAGCTAAATTTCTGTTCCAGAGCTTTCCCACCCTTACCGTTTCAGCAATGCGCTTATGCTTAGGTGCAATTATTCTTGCCTTTATTTTTAGAATTTGGCAAATCAATTTTAGTCAGGTCCGCTGGAAAGCTATTTTAGCGTATGGCTTTGCTCTTGCAGGAATGAACGCGCTTTTTTATCTGTCAATTGAACGGTTACCCATTGGTATTGCAGTTGCTTTTGAATTTATTGGTCCCTTAAGTGTGGCCTTATACCATGCACGCCAAAAATATGATTTTGTTTGGGTCAGTTTAGCGATTGTTGGCCTCATTTTACTTTTCCCTTTCAATCAGGCTCATAGTCTGGATTGGATCGGAGTATTATTTGCAGTTAGTGCTGGCGCATGTTGGGCACTTTATATTATTGCTGGACAGAAACCGTCAGGTATATCAGGCAATCACACTGTATGTTTAGGAATGAGTGTGGGCGCATGCATCTTATTACCCATTACTTTTTTCTCAGGCTCAATAGGGCAAGTTATAGAGCTCCCCTATCTTGTTTATTTTATTGGTTTGGCAATTTTAGCCAGCGCATTACCCTTTTCTTTAGAAATGCTAGCCCTACGTAATTTAACGCCCTTAAGTTTCGGAACATTGATGAGCCTAGAGCCCGCAGTTGCTGCACTTTCTGGTTTTATCTTTTTAGGTGAATATTTGTTATGGAATCAATGGCTGGCACTTGCAACAATTATTGCAGCTTCGGTCGGTTGTACCATAACTACCCAAAAAGCACGTCAGGAACGTGAAAAAACGGTAAGTTAA
- a CDS encoding type IV pilin protein: MGFTLIELMIVVMIVAVFAAIAIPSYQAQIRRADTAAVQQELLKLAGQLERYKSQNFSYHGFDPKYLYGQTSAMSSMDFPSSTNKKYTITLADVSETDATTLLASSAGLGQRWAIRAIPETAGYDALLVTSTGIKCKSKYLVANDLTNINNYTGCATNAEKW, encoded by the coding sequence ATGGGATTTACCCTGATTGAGCTAATGATTGTCGTCATGATTGTCGCTGTTTTTGCAGCAATTGCGATTCCATCATATCAAGCTCAAATTCGCCGTGCAGATACCGCAGCAGTCCAGCAGGAATTACTAAAGCTTGCTGGACAATTAGAAAGATATAAAAGCCAAAACTTTTCTTATCATGGTTTCGATCCTAAATATTTATATGGACAAACCTCAGCAATGAGTAGTATGGATTTTCCAAGCAGTACCAATAAAAAGTACACGATTACATTAGCTGATGTTAGTGAAACAGATGCTACTACTTTACTGGCTAGTAGTGCTGGATTGGGCCAAAGATGGGCGATTAGAGCAATACCGGAAACGGCAGGGTATGATGCTCTGTTAGTTACCAGTACAGGGATTAAATGTAAATCTAAGTATTTAGTGGCAAATGATCTAACTAATATCAATAATTATACGGGGTGTGCTACAAATGCTGAAAAATGGTAG
- the rimM gene encoding ribosome maturation factor RimM (Essential for efficient processing of 16S rRNA) produces the protein MTSTQNVPEDRIQIGQLRSAYGLNGWLWVYSNTEPMSNMFDYLPWYIETKAGWQTIDVKRWKPHGKGLVVALKGVSDRTGAENLVGANIWIAKSQLPKADVDEYYWSDLKGLTVFGLDDEEQEVNLGKIHELFETGANDVMVVHATPDSVDSEERMIPWHKDVVQRVDLEAGRIYVNWGVDY, from the coding sequence ATGACATCAACACAGAATGTTCCCGAAGATCGTATTCAGATTGGACAGTTACGTTCAGCTTATGGATTGAATGGGTGGCTCTGGGTGTATTCAAATACAGAACCTATGAGCAACATGTTTGACTACCTGCCTTGGTACATTGAGACCAAGGCAGGTTGGCAAACAATAGATGTAAAACGTTGGAAACCACATGGCAAAGGTCTAGTTGTTGCTTTGAAAGGTGTGAGTGATCGCACTGGAGCAGAAAACTTGGTTGGCGCTAATATCTGGATTGCTAAGTCTCAACTGCCAAAAGCAGATGTAGATGAGTACTACTGGTCAGATTTAAAAGGCTTAACAGTGTTTGGTCTTGATGATGAAGAGCAGGAAGTAAACTTAGGTAAAATTCATGAGCTGTTTGAAACTGGAGCTAATGATGTGATGGTGGTACATGCTACCCCAGACAGCGTTGATTCAGAAGAACGCATGATTCCTTGGCATAAAGATGTAGTACAACGTGTTGATCTTGAAGCTGGTCGTATTTACGTCAATTGGGGCGTAGATTATTAA
- a CDS encoding sulfite exporter TauE/SafE family protein: MGMEWDVILSLIFFAFTAGAIDAAVGGGGLIQIPGIMSTFPNMSTATVIGTNKVSSIFGTASAAYTFAKKVKLQWKLLAVIAICALISSFAGAACLSLIPQSVLRPFVFVMLIVIAVYTLVKKNFGQVHTEQKITNKMLILAAIGSLAIGFYDGIFGPGTGSFFIFFFIRFLQVDFLHASALSKIGNFMTNLAALSFLIPTGHAILHIGLMMAVANVLGSVVGVRTALKYGSGFVRIIFLILVSILICRLGYQMFVTG, translated from the coding sequence ATGGGCATGGAATGGGACGTTATCCTAAGTTTGATCTTTTTTGCGTTTACTGCGGGAGCAATTGATGCTGCTGTAGGTGGCGGTGGACTCATCCAGATTCCCGGGATCATGAGCACTTTTCCTAACATGTCGACTGCTACGGTAATTGGTACCAATAAAGTCTCATCCATTTTTGGTACTGCATCGGCTGCTTATACATTTGCTAAAAAAGTAAAATTGCAGTGGAAGCTTTTAGCAGTTATTGCCATTTGTGCTCTGATTAGCTCTTTTGCTGGGGCAGCTTGTCTATCGCTTATTCCTCAATCGGTATTACGTCCTTTCGTGTTCGTGATGTTGATTGTGATTGCCGTTTATACGCTAGTTAAAAAGAACTTCGGGCAGGTTCACACTGAGCAAAAAATTACCAATAAAATGCTGATTTTAGCTGCTATAGGTAGTTTGGCGATCGGTTTTTATGACGGTATTTTTGGGCCAGGTACAGGTAGTTTCTTTATTTTCTTCTTTATCCGTTTTTTACAAGTTGATTTCTTGCATGCTTCAGCTTTGTCAAAAATCGGTAACTTTATGACGAACTTAGCTGCTTTGAGTTTCCTCATTCCGACAGGTCACGCTATTTTGCATATCGGTTTAATGATGGCCGTTGCAAACGTGCTTGGTTCTGTTGTTGGGGTCCGTACCGCGCTTAAATACGGTAGTGGATTTGTCCGTATTATCTTTTTAATTTTGGTGAGTATCCTGATTTGCCGTTTGGGCTATCAAATGTTTGTTACGGGTTAA
- a CDS encoding EamA family transporter gives MQNLPIIAVLYMILSMVSYQISASFAKQLIAILDPLTVTVLRLSFATVIVAIMFRSWKIWSRLPYLKWRDLLMYCASLGLMNILFYTSLGKLPQGIAVGLEFIGPLGLALLSIKQKSDYIWVAFAMLGIALMVPWQDPTQHHFSYIGAACALGAGFCWAFYIYFGQKVVTQNIGMHALTIGIGLSALTLLPISIWHNAPALLETQYWGKALLIAILATAIPYALDLMALKQLTKLTYGTLTSLAPALAALTGFLLLHEEISMLQWVALGCVMLASIGVTLRSTKKVA, from the coding sequence ATGCAGAATCTTCCCATTATTGCTGTGCTATATATGATTCTGTCGATGGTCTCATATCAAATCAGTGCTTCATTTGCTAAGCAGCTCATTGCAATATTAGACCCTCTTACCGTTACAGTTTTAAGGCTGAGTTTTGCAACGGTTATTGTCGCGATCATGTTCCGCTCATGGAAAATCTGGTCACGCTTACCCTATTTAAAATGGCGTGATTTATTGATGTACTGCGCATCTTTGGGTCTCATGAATATTTTATTCTATACGTCGCTTGGAAAGTTACCTCAAGGAATTGCCGTGGGCTTAGAGTTCATTGGTCCTTTAGGACTAGCTCTACTTTCCATTAAACAAAAGAGTGACTATATTTGGGTGGCATTTGCGATGTTAGGTATTGCATTGATGGTGCCTTGGCAAGACCCAACACAACACCACTTTTCCTATATCGGTGCTGCCTGCGCGCTAGGTGCTGGATTTTGCTGGGCATTCTATATTTATTTTGGTCAGAAAGTTGTGACCCAAAATATAGGGATGCACGCTTTAACCATTGGAATTGGATTATCTGCTCTAACCTTACTACCGATTAGCATCTGGCATAATGCTCCTGCATTACTTGAAACACAGTACTGGGGTAAAGCATTACTTATTGCTATTTTAGCGACTGCTATACCATATGCACTTGATTTAATGGCACTCAAACAACTTACTAAATTAACTTACGGCACCCTAACGAGTTTAGCACCAGCATTAGCAGCATTAACGGGTTTCTTATTACTTCACGAAGAAATCAGCATGCTGCAATGGGTGGCTTTAGGTTGTGTAATGTTGGCATCAATTGGCGTTACTTTAAGAAGTACTAAAAAAGTAGCATAG
- a CDS encoding type IV pilin protein — protein sequence MLKNGSHQGFTLIELMIVVAIIAILAAIAYPSYTQYKIRTNRTDLQAEMLRINQRLQSYKVVNHSFNNATLDNGTASQNYPLAGTAFYTVTLAIDADNQGYLLKATPIITSIQNGNGEVCVNQDQQRYWSKGLACSLISLSNTSNWDGR from the coding sequence ATGCTGAAAAATGGTAGTCACCAAGGATTTACATTAATTGAGCTGATGATTGTGGTGGCGATCATTGCAATTCTGGCAGCAATTGCTTACCCGTCTTATACTCAATATAAAATCCGTACTAATCGTACGGATTTACAAGCTGAGATGCTGCGTATTAATCAACGATTACAAAGCTATAAAGTTGTTAATCATAGTTTTAATAATGCTACTTTAGATAATGGTACAGCCTCTCAAAATTATCCTTTAGCAGGAACTGCTTTTTATACTGTAACTTTAGCGATTGATGCTGATAACCAGGGATATTTGCTCAAAGCCACTCCAATTATTACTTCTATACAAAATGGTAATGGTGAAGTTTGCGTAAATCAGGATCAACAGCGCTACTGGTCTAAAGGTCTAGCCTGCTCATTAATAAGCTTGTCAAATACATCAAATTGGGATGGACGTTAA
- a CDS encoding lipase family alpha/beta hydrolase encodes MLSGLSISAAHATNAEQVKSSFVYSSYAQTKYPMVFNHGMAGFNRIGTDTLGLDYWYQILPDLARNGGNVWATRVSPFNSTEVRGEQLAQQVEEIIAITGKPKVNLIGHSHGGPTIRYVAGIMPEKVASLTTIGAPHKGSPMADVILNVEGTPLSGLATLVNWFSAAITWAGGLDPTSYPHDSLAGAHSLSTKGSAQFNTQFPMGIPTTSCGEGAYQEKGIYMYSFSGNKALTNPLDPFDIALTGSSLVVDPFGDNDGLVSRCSAKFGKTIRDDYNWNHLDEVNQVLGIRSIFASDPVSVYRQHANRLKLQGL; translated from the coding sequence ATGCTCTCAGGACTGAGTATTTCAGCGGCCCATGCAACAAATGCTGAACAAGTTAAAAGCTCGTTCGTTTATTCATCTTACGCGCAAACAAAATATCCAATGGTTTTTAATCATGGTATGGCGGGTTTTAACAGAATCGGAACAGATACGCTTGGTCTCGATTACTGGTACCAAATTCTTCCTGATCTTGCCCGCAATGGAGGAAATGTCTGGGCTACAAGGGTCTCACCATTTAACTCAACAGAAGTTCGTGGAGAACAACTTGCCCAGCAAGTAGAAGAGATTATTGCCATTACTGGTAAACCTAAAGTCAACTTAATCGGTCATAGCCATGGGGGTCCAACAATTCGCTATGTGGCCGGTATCATGCCAGAAAAAGTTGCCTCACTTACCACAATTGGTGCGCCTCATAAGGGATCACCAATGGCAGATGTCATTCTGAACGTTGAGGGTACTCCTCTGTCTGGACTGGCAACGTTAGTAAATTGGTTTTCAGCAGCGATTACTTGGGCAGGAGGTCTAGATCCGACTAGCTATCCGCATGACTCTTTAGCAGGCGCCCATAGCTTATCAACTAAAGGTTCAGCTCAGTTTAATACTCAATTCCCTATGGGTATACCAACCACCTCTTGTGGTGAGGGAGCATATCAAGAGAAAGGCATCTATATGTATTCTTTCTCTGGAAATAAAGCCTTAACCAATCCATTAGATCCATTTGATATTGCTCTTACAGGCAGTAGCTTAGTGGTCGATCCATTTGGTGATAATGATGGACTTGTTTCTCGATGCAGTGCCAAATTTGGTAAAACAATTCGTGATGATTACAACTGGAATCATTTAGATGAAGTGAACCAAGTACTTGGAATACGTTCTATTTTTGCATCAGATCCGGTCTCGGTTTACCGTCAACATGCAAACCGTTTGAAACTTCAAGGACTGTAA
- the truB gene encoding tRNA pseudouridine(55) synthase TruB, whose product MTTKNQKISRRHISGVFLLNKPLGLSSNAALQKVRWLYRAQKAGHTGALDPLATGLLPICLGEATKFSHYLLDSTKRYQTTVRLGQTTTTGDVEGEILQERSVPVLNQELIEQTLEKFRGDIQQVPPMYSALKKEGRPLYELARKGIEIEREARPVTIYALELIEFTENSITLDVTCSKGTYIRVLGEDIGEALGCGGHLTMLNRTQTGHFELIPSYTIEYLESLTEEQREALLLPVYAPIDHFLKIQVPEGREKYFCNGLESNIEHSAEAEVLVFSGERCLGLAEITDKKRLVPKRILNL is encoded by the coding sequence ATGACGACAAAAAATCAAAAAATTTCTCGTCGCCATATCAGTGGTGTATTTCTATTAAATAAACCATTAGGGCTCAGCTCAAATGCGGCTTTGCAAAAAGTGCGTTGGTTATATCGCGCCCAAAAAGCAGGTCATACTGGAGCTTTAGACCCATTGGCGACAGGTTTGCTCCCGATTTGTTTGGGAGAGGCTACCAAGTTCTCACATTATTTGCTGGACTCAACAAAGCGCTACCAAACTACTGTTCGCTTGGGGCAAACCACGACGACAGGTGATGTGGAAGGGGAGATTCTACAAGAACGCTCCGTTCCTGTTCTCAACCAAGAGCTTATTGAACAAACCTTAGAAAAATTTAGAGGTGATATTCAACAAGTTCCGCCGATGTATTCGGCTTTGAAAAAAGAAGGCAGACCATTATATGAGCTTGCCCGAAAAGGTATTGAAATTGAGCGTGAAGCCCGCCCAGTCACAATTTATGCTTTAGAGCTCATTGAATTTACCGAAAATAGTATCACTCTGGACGTCACTTGTTCTAAAGGAACATACATTCGTGTATTAGGTGAAGATATTGGTGAAGCACTTGGTTGTGGTGGGCATTTAACGATGCTAAACCGGACTCAAACAGGACATTTTGAGCTTATTCCGAGTTATACCATTGAATATCTGGAAAGCTTAACTGAAGAGCAAAGAGAAGCATTGTTACTACCAGTGTATGCGCCAATTGACCATTTCCTAAAAATTCAGGTGCCTGAAGGGCGTGAAAAATATTTTTGCAACGGTTTAGAAAGCAATATTGAGCATTCTGCAGAAGCAGAAGTTTTGGTTTTTTCGGGTGAGCGTTGTTTAGGCTTAGCTGAGATTACCGATAAAAAACGGTTGGTACCTAAGCGTATCTTAAATTTGTAG
- the rplS gene encoding 50S ribosomal protein L19, translated as MSGKHPLVQAVENAQLKSDIPAFAPGDTVIVQVKVKEGERERLQAFEGVVIAKKNRGLNSAFTVRKISSGVGVERVFQTHSPVVAKIEVKRRGDVRRAKLYYLRDLSGKAARIREKLPARKA; from the coding sequence ATGAGTGGTAAACATCCTTTAGTTCAAGCTGTTGAAAATGCACAGTTAAAATCTGATATCCCTGCTTTTGCTCCTGGTGACACTGTTATTGTCCAAGTTAAAGTAAAAGAAGGTGAGCGTGAACGTCTTCAGGCATTTGAAGGTGTTGTAATTGCTAAGAAAAACCGTGGTTTGAACTCTGCGTTCACAGTACGTAAAATTTCTAGCGGTGTTGGTGTTGAGCGTGTATTCCAAACTCACTCACCAGTTGTTGCTAAAATCGAAGTGAAACGTCGTGGTGACGTTCGTCGTGCTAAACTTTACTACCTCCGTGACTTGTCTGGTAAAGCTGCACGTATTCGTGAAAAATTACCAGCTCGTAAAGCGTAA
- a CDS encoding lipase secretion chaperone, with product MHGMQKKVLWCVLGFFILSLIACVYWLSPDSKNTSAQVSENTAQNLASAQPTDHSSLNEDAYHSKSQQDTEVNCQLKTDSSQHLVVNSQTRDCFEYFITQYGENDLEQIKNHFGKFIQGQYLEPARSQIMDLWARYLKYREQLAQIQTPSAKQQDKNYFQKIFNSIQDIRKRFFSTSEIEGLFSSEDIYQNYTLDRMQILENSSLSEIEKARKLKERFEELPEDWQQNLQELSKLDDLHTLTKQIKARKGSAEELRQMRTALVGVEATQRLETLDTERNAWQQRVTSYLNGRDEIIKSNMSDSAKNQAIQQLRQQQFNSSQEQLRLRTFETVHDQGGELPFNY from the coding sequence ATGCACGGAATGCAGAAGAAGGTATTGTGGTGCGTGCTCGGATTTTTTATTTTGAGCCTCATTGCATGTGTCTATTGGTTAAGTCCTGACTCAAAAAACACATCAGCCCAAGTCAGTGAAAATACAGCTCAAAATTTAGCATCAGCTCAACCCACAGATCATTCATCGTTAAATGAAGATGCTTACCATAGTAAAAGTCAGCAAGACACCGAAGTTAACTGCCAGTTAAAAACTGATAGTTCTCAACATTTGGTCGTTAATAGTCAAACGCGCGACTGCTTTGAATATTTTATTACTCAATATGGCGAAAACGATTTAGAACAGATCAAAAATCACTTTGGGAAATTCATTCAAGGACAATATTTAGAGCCAGCCCGCTCACAAATTATGGATTTATGGGCCCGCTATTTAAAATATCGTGAACAGCTTGCTCAAATCCAAACACCTTCTGCAAAACAACAAGATAAAAATTATTTTCAAAAGATCTTTAATTCAATTCAAGATATAAGAAAACGTTTCTTTTCGACTTCTGAAATTGAAGGCCTTTTCTCGAGCGAAGATATCTATCAGAACTATACGCTAGATCGAATGCAGATACTTGAAAATTCTTCTCTAAGTGAAATTGAAAAAGCACGAAAGCTTAAAGAACGTTTTGAAGAACTTCCAGAAGACTGGCAACAAAACCTGCAAGAACTTTCTAAACTTGATGATTTACATACCCTAACCAAACAAATTAAAGCTCGTAAAGGTTCAGCAGAAGAGCTTAGACAGATGCGTACAGCACTTGTTGGAGTCGAAGCGACTCAACGATTAGAAACTTTAGATACAGAGCGGAATGCTTGGCAACAAAGGGTCACAAGTTATCTCAATGGTCGAGATGAAATTATTAAAAGTAACATGAGTGATAGCGCCAAAAATCAAGCTATTCAACAGTTACGCCAACAACAATTCAATTCATCACAAGAACAACTAAGACTTCGAACTTTTGAAACGGTCCATGATCAGGGAGGTGAGCTGCCATTTAATTACTAA
- the trmD gene encoding tRNA (guanosine(37)-N1)-methyltransferase TrmD yields the protein MFFAVITLFPEMFEAITAYGISGRAAKRDIVQVTCINPRDFAEGNYRRVDERPFGGGPGMVMMAEPLAKAIAHAKQLASQAGHAHVPVVYMSPQGKTLNEQAVQQFVDYDGLIVLCGRYEGVDERLIQHYVDQEWSIGDYVLSGGELPAMVLLDSIIRRLPNVMSDEQSAVQDSFVDGLLDCPQYTKPDHFEGLDVPEVLKSGHHGNIEKWRFLQRYQRTLERRPELTEKVELNKQQKKWLKDAQESGGNF from the coding sequence ATGTTTTTTGCAGTCATTACGCTTTTTCCTGAAATGTTTGAAGCGATTACAGCCTACGGCATCAGCGGACGTGCGGCAAAACGAGATATCGTACAAGTTACTTGTATTAACCCTCGTGATTTTGCTGAGGGAAACTACAGAAGAGTGGATGAACGTCCATTTGGTGGTGGTCCTGGGATGGTGATGATGGCTGAGCCTTTGGCGAAAGCAATTGCGCATGCCAAACAGCTTGCCTCACAAGCAGGACATGCTCATGTTCCTGTGGTGTACATGTCTCCACAAGGCAAAACTTTAAATGAACAGGCAGTACAGCAGTTTGTTGATTACGACGGCTTAATTGTACTGTGTGGACGTTATGAGGGAGTGGATGAGCGTTTGATCCAGCATTATGTTGATCAGGAATGGTCAATTGGTGATTACGTTTTATCAGGTGGTGAACTGCCCGCTATGGTGTTACTCGACAGTATTATTCGCCGTTTGCCGAATGTAATGTCAGATGAGCAGTCAGCAGTACAAGATTCTTTTGTTGATGGTCTTTTAGATTGTCCACAATATACAAAGCCAGACCATTTTGAAGGGTTGGATGTACCGGAAGTTTTAAAATCTGGACATCACGGCAATATCGAAAAATGGCGCTTTTTGCAGCGTTATCAACGAACTTTAGAACGTCGACCAGAGTTGACCGAGAAAGTAGAGTTGAATAAGCAGCAGAAAAAATGGCTAAAAGATGCGCAAGAGAGCGGTGGTAATTTTTAA
- the rpsP gene encoding 30S ribosomal protein S16, with amino-acid sequence MVVIRLARGGAKKRPFYQIVVTDSRNARDGRFIERIGFFNPTAQGQAEKLRLDADRFAHWVSQGAQPSERVASLAAQAKKATA; translated from the coding sequence ATGGTTGTTATTCGTTTAGCACGTGGCGGCGCAAAAAAACGTCCATTCTATCAAATCGTTGTGACTGACAGCCGCAATGCACGTGATGGTCGTTTCATCGAGCGTATCGGTTTCTTTAACCCGACTGCACAAGGTCAAGCAGAAAAACTTCGTTTAGACGCAGACCGTTTTGCTCACTGGGTTTCTCAAGGTGCTCAACCTTCTGAACGTGTTGCTTCTTTAGCTGCTCAAGCTAAAAAAGCTACTGCATAA
- a CDS encoding hemerythrin domain-containing protein: MNIFEALRESHENQRNLSEQLIQTHGLTEERKELFDALKNELYAHSVAEDRYLYIPLMFDDVGLDITRHALSEHHEMDELVEQLEKTDMSSPSWLATAKQLSEKVHHHLKEEEHKFFQQAGKILKDSEKETLGNKYLKEYKKYKKQQ; this comes from the coding sequence ATGAATATTTTCGAAGCATTAAGAGAAAGCCATGAAAATCAACGTAACCTTTCTGAACAACTTATTCAGACACATGGTTTAACTGAAGAAAGAAAAGAACTATTTGATGCATTAAAAAATGAACTTTATGCCCATTCAGTTGCTGAAGACCGTTATCTCTATATTCCTTTAATGTTTGATGATGTCGGTTTAGATATTACGAGACATGCTTTATCTGAGCATCATGAAATGGATGAGTTGGTCGAGCAGCTCGAAAAAACCGATATGAGTAGCCCAAGCTGGTTAGCAACTGCCAAACAGTTGAGTGAAAAAGTCCATCATCATTTAAAAGAAGAAGAACATAAATTTTTTCAACAGGCGGGAAAAATTCTTAAAGATAGTGAAAAAGAAACGCTGGGTAATAAATATTTAAAGGAATATAAAAAGTATAAAAAGCAGCAATAG
- the serA gene encoding phosphoglycerate dehydrogenase: MSQHLSLPKDKIRFLLLEGVHQNAVDTLNAAGYTNIDYRKTALEGEALKEAVKDAHFIGIRSRTQLTEEVFEAANKLIAVGCFCIGTNQVDLKAAMARGIPVFNAPYSNTRSVAELVLAETILLLRRVPEKSAACHRGGWDKSAVGSFETRGKTLGIVGYGSIGSQLSVLAESLGMHVIYYDAVTKLPMGNARQVGSLDELLATADVVTLHVPDVPSTRNFFTKAQFAKMKEGAIFLNAARGTCVVIEDLADAIKSGHIAGAAVDVFPKEPKANGEEFVSPLRGLDNVILTPHVGGSTMEAQANIGLEVAEKFVAYSDKGMTLSAVNFPEIALPLTAGQHRLLHIHKNVPGVLSKINNLFAEQGINISGQSLMTKGDIGYLVMDVDASASHEALDMLHEVEGTIRVRVLF; encoded by the coding sequence ATGAGCCAACATCTTTCACTACCTAAAGATAAAATCCGTTTCCTTTTGTTAGAAGGCGTTCACCAAAACGCAGTCGATACTCTAAACGCTGCGGGTTACACCAATATTGACTATCGCAAAACTGCTCTTGAAGGCGAAGCGCTAAAAGAAGCTGTTAAAGATGCTCACTTTATTGGTATTCGTTCGCGTACCCAATTGACTGAAGAAGTTTTCGAAGCTGCAAATAAATTGATCGCAGTGGGCTGTTTCTGTATCGGAACAAACCAAGTTGATCTTAAAGCAGCTATGGCACGTGGTATTCCTGTATTTAACGCACCGTATTCAAATACGCGTTCGGTTGCAGAGCTTGTACTTGCTGAAACAATTCTTCTTCTTCGCCGTGTTCCTGAAAAATCGGCGGCTTGTCATCGTGGTGGTTGGGACAAGTCTGCTGTCGGTTCTTTCGAAACTCGTGGCAAAACTTTAGGTATTGTAGGTTACGGTTCCATCGGTTCTCAGCTTTCTGTTCTTGCTGAAAGCTTAGGTATGCATGTGATTTATTACGATGCAGTAACTAAATTACCAATGGGTAATGCTCGCCAAGTTGGTTCGTTAGACGAACTTTTAGCGACTGCTGATGTAGTTACATTACATGTGCCTGATGTTCCATCTACACGCAACTTCTTCACTAAAGCACAATTTGCAAAAATGAAAGAAGGCGCAATCTTCCTAAATGCTGCACGTGGTACATGTGTAGTGATTGAAGATTTAGCAGATGCCATCAAATCTGGTCATATTGCTGGTGCAGCGGTTGACGTATTCCCTAAAGAACCAAAAGCAAATGGCGAAGAGTTTGTTTCTCCACTTCGTGGCTTAGACAATGTGATTTTGACTCCTCACGTTGGCGGTTCAACCATGGAAGCGCAAGCAAACATCGGTTTAGAAGTTGCAGAGAAATTTGTTGCTTACTCTGACAAGGGTATGACGCTTTCTGCGGTAAACTTCCCAGAAATCGCATTACCATTGACTGCTGGTCAACACCGTTTATTGCATATCCACAAAAACGTACCGGGCGTATTGTCTAAGATCAACAACTTGTTTGCTGAGCAAGGCATCAACATTTCTGGTCAATCACTTATGACTAAAGGTGACATCGGTTACCTCGTAATGGACGTTGACGCTTCTGCTTCTCACGAAGCTTTAGATATGTTGCATGAAGTTGAAGGTACAATTCGCGTGCGCGTATTGTTCTAA